In one Mycobacterium sp. NBC_00419 genomic region, the following are encoded:
- a CDS encoding amidohydrolase family protein, with the protein MTKTSKSNLFMNAYLQGMPRALTTSPRRPDADREVVGLEDLDAVLAMPQQAVAIGGTVISPDGALPGWVTVAGGVITAISATRPDDAAITLDTDGIVMPGMLDLHGHPEFNIFAPWEPPKTYVNRYAWRGSAPYKELIRDPQNQLIGTVPTGYQLRYAEIRALVGGVTAIQGASLKTQGSYESMVRNVDGVVFGEHKARAVIDLPSSLDSPRGGSAFKNVLDEIEAGQVTAFYVHLAEGKRDNERSQKEFDHLVQMGGLTAATIIIHGTALTRDQFQQAKDAGAKLVWSPQSNLRLYEETTRVADALDVGLPVALGADWLPSGSQSLLAEMKVAREELENQQHPIAAKDLVAMVTSGAADIAGLGGSLGRLEVGRPADLVVMASQDDDAYESICQSTPAAVELVMIGGDVVYGQDTSVTELVGDDAANRYEKTRAWGRKMLLDTSYTVRPADKAAPTLLAIRQSLTSVYRPVGPIWA; encoded by the coding sequence GTGACTAAGACCAGCAAATCCAACCTGTTCATGAATGCCTACCTGCAAGGCATGCCTCGCGCGCTGACGACCTCCCCGCGGCGACCTGACGCCGATCGTGAGGTAGTCGGGTTGGAGGACCTCGACGCTGTTCTTGCGATGCCACAGCAGGCTGTCGCCATCGGCGGAACGGTGATCTCGCCCGACGGAGCATTGCCCGGCTGGGTGACCGTCGCGGGCGGCGTCATCACCGCGATCAGTGCGACCCGCCCCGACGACGCAGCGATCACGCTAGACACCGATGGCATCGTCATGCCTGGAATGCTGGATCTGCACGGGCATCCGGAGTTCAACATCTTTGCCCCCTGGGAACCGCCCAAGACCTACGTCAACCGTTACGCATGGCGCGGCAGCGCGCCCTACAAGGAATTGATCCGCGATCCACAGAACCAGCTGATTGGCACTGTACCGACCGGATATCAGTTGCGGTACGCCGAAATTCGGGCATTGGTAGGTGGCGTCACAGCCATTCAGGGTGCAAGCCTCAAAACTCAAGGTTCCTACGAGTCGATGGTGCGCAATGTAGACGGCGTGGTCTTTGGTGAGCACAAAGCCCGCGCCGTGATCGACTTGCCTTCAAGCCTGGACTCTCCTCGCGGCGGCTCGGCATTCAAGAATGTCCTCGATGAGATCGAGGCCGGCCAGGTGACGGCGTTCTACGTTCACCTCGCCGAGGGCAAGCGCGACAACGAACGCTCGCAGAAGGAGTTCGATCATCTGGTGCAGATGGGCGGCCTGACCGCGGCGACGATCATCATTCACGGCACCGCGTTGACCCGCGACCAATTCCAGCAAGCGAAAGACGCTGGCGCGAAGCTTGTCTGGTCGCCACAGTCCAATCTGCGATTATACGAAGAGACCACACGCGTCGCGGACGCTCTCGACGTCGGCCTGCCCGTGGCTTTGGGTGCCGATTGGCTTCCAAGCGGATCTCAGAGCCTGCTGGCAGAAATGAAGGTCGCTCGCGAAGAGCTCGAGAATCAGCAACACCCCATCGCCGCCAAGGATCTAGTCGCCATGGTTACCTCAGGGGCCGCCGACATCGCCGGCCTAGGAGGCAGCCTGGGACGCTTGGAGGTCGGGCGCCCCGCCGATCTTGTGGTGATGGCAAGCCAGGACGACGACGCATACGAATCGATCTGCCAGTCAACGCCTGCCGCAGTCGAACTCGTCATGATCGGCGGCGACGTCGTCTACGGCCAAGACACGTCCGTGACGGAGCTGGTCGGTGATGACGCTGCCAACCGGTATGAAAAGACCCGGGCGTGGGGTCGGAAAATGCTGCTCGACACCAGCTACACCGTGAGGCCAGCAGACAAGGCAGCTCCAACATTGTTGGCCATCCGACAATCCCTGACCAGCGTCTACCGGCCCGTCGGGCCGATCTGGGCCTGA
- a CDS encoding acyl-CoA dehydrogenase family protein yields MTDDDVRDEVRAWLAANWDPAIERGRWAQLVFDAGWAVPSWEPQWWGRGLTDPQSRIVAAEFAAVGAPGTGHDRANLFATTLHDLGTDEQKLRLIPPSIRGETKWCLLYSEPGAGSDLAGLRTRAERDGDDWVINGQKVWTSFAKSADYGLLVARTDWDVPKHNGISFFMFPMRQPGVEIRPIHQITGESEFNEVFITDARVPDANLVGEPGGGWSVLQVALAYERRLMGDLARTARSARKPQADNDSLIAMARNAGNLADAHIRQEIARVEAYAAVNRWNTQRAKATTDRVEAATLLALGKIAMSRILHETARVQTTIIGPESMLAGPDNPVGDAVTFRALNAYFTSIGGGTDQIQRNIVGERVLGLPKEPEPYRTTAFRDLPH; encoded by the coding sequence ATGACCGACGACGACGTGCGCGACGAAGTCCGGGCGTGGCTGGCCGCCAACTGGGATCCGGCCATCGAGCGCGGCCGCTGGGCGCAGCTGGTATTCGACGCCGGCTGGGCGGTCCCGAGCTGGGAGCCACAGTGGTGGGGACGCGGCCTGACCGATCCCCAATCCCGGATCGTGGCAGCCGAATTCGCCGCCGTCGGCGCGCCCGGAACTGGACATGACCGGGCGAACCTGTTCGCCACCACCCTGCACGACCTCGGCACCGACGAGCAGAAACTCCGCCTGATCCCGCCGTCGATCCGCGGCGAGACGAAGTGGTGCCTGCTGTACTCCGAGCCGGGAGCGGGATCTGATCTGGCCGGGTTGCGCACCAGGGCCGAGCGCGACGGCGACGACTGGGTGATCAACGGCCAGAAGGTGTGGACGTCGTTCGCAAAGTCCGCCGACTACGGGCTGCTGGTGGCCCGCACCGACTGGGATGTGCCCAAGCACAACGGGATCAGCTTCTTCATGTTCCCGATGCGCCAGCCCGGAGTGGAGATCCGGCCGATTCACCAGATCACCGGGGAGTCGGAGTTCAACGAGGTGTTCATCACCGACGCCCGGGTCCCCGATGCGAACCTGGTCGGTGAACCCGGCGGCGGCTGGTCGGTGCTGCAGGTGGCACTCGCCTACGAACGCCGGCTGATGGGCGACCTCGCCCGCACGGCCCGGTCCGCACGAAAGCCGCAGGCCGACAACGACAGTCTGATCGCGATGGCGCGCAACGCGGGCAACCTTGCCGACGCGCACATCCGCCAGGAGATCGCCAGGGTCGAGGCGTACGCGGCGGTCAACCGGTGGAACACCCAGCGCGCGAAGGCCACCACCGACCGCGTCGAGGCGGCCACCCTGCTGGCGCTCGGCAAGATCGCGATGTCGCGGATCCTGCACGAGACGGCCCGGGTCCAGACCACGATCATCGGGCCGGAGTCGATGCTGGCGGGCCCGGACAATCCGGTCGGCGATGCGGTGACGTTCCGCGCCCTGAACGCCTACTTCACCTCGATCGGCGGCGGCACCGACCAGATCCAGCGCAACATCGTCGGCGAACGCGTTCTCGGATTGCCGAAAGAGCCTGAGCCCTACCGCACTACCGCGTTCCGGGATCTGCCGCACTGA
- a CDS encoding acyl-CoA dehydrogenase family protein, whose protein sequence is MSAASPTLSTEQRDLSEAVADLLAKRSPEAEVRRLMAGDSGYDPALWAELAAMGILGLAIPEQFGGAGAGAVELGVVSERMGAALLCAPYLSTAVLTPNLLIALDDPDEKADVLPRIATGELITGVAFAEAGSARPPAAPATTATPDGPQWRLSGSKTYVLDATAAQRFYVTADTGVFAVEHDAPGLTVAPLATIDLTRRQGRLTLEQTPARLVGSIDAGAAALDAALDRASVALLGEQAGAAMHVMQMAADYAKTRFQFGRAIGSFQAIKHMCADMLLEAQSALSAARHVAAAFDAGDPDRLADLALAQAFCSDAFVSVAANNIQAHGGIGFTWEHPAHLYLRRARTDAQIFGDPAWHRERYIRLREAQS, encoded by the coding sequence ATGAGCGCCGCGTCACCGACGCTGAGCACCGAACAGCGCGATCTCAGTGAGGCCGTCGCCGACCTGCTGGCCAAGCGGTCACCGGAGGCTGAGGTCCGCCGGCTGATGGCCGGGGACAGCGGCTACGACCCTGCGCTGTGGGCTGAACTGGCCGCGATGGGCATCCTCGGTTTGGCGATCCCCGAACAGTTCGGCGGGGCCGGTGCCGGCGCCGTGGAACTGGGTGTGGTGTCCGAGCGGATGGGTGCGGCACTGCTGTGCGCACCGTACCTATCCACCGCGGTACTGACGCCGAATCTCCTTATCGCCCTTGATGATCCGGATGAGAAAGCCGACGTCCTGCCGCGGATCGCGACCGGTGAATTGATCACCGGCGTCGCCTTCGCCGAGGCGGGGTCGGCGCGACCACCTGCTGCACCTGCCACCACCGCCACGCCGGACGGCCCCCAGTGGCGCCTGTCGGGCAGCAAGACCTACGTGCTCGACGCGACGGCGGCGCAGCGGTTCTACGTCACCGCCGACACCGGTGTGTTCGCCGTCGAGCACGATGCGCCGGGGCTGACCGTCGCCCCGCTGGCCACCATCGACCTGACCCGCAGACAGGGCCGGCTCACGCTGGAGCAGACCCCGGCCCGGCTGGTCGGCTCGATCGACGCCGGTGCGGCCGCACTGGATGCGGCGCTGGACCGGGCCTCGGTGGCGCTGCTCGGCGAGCAGGCCGGCGCGGCGATGCACGTCATGCAGATGGCGGCTGACTACGCCAAGACGCGCTTCCAGTTCGGTCGCGCGATCGGCAGCTTCCAGGCCATCAAGCACATGTGTGCCGACATGCTGCTCGAGGCGCAGTCCGCGCTGTCGGCGGCCCGTCATGTCGCGGCGGCCTTCGACGCCGGCGACCCCGACCGGCTGGCCGATCTTGCTCTGGCCCAGGCATTCTGCTCGGACGCCTTCGTGTCTGTCGCTGCCAACAACATCCAGGCCCACGGCGGTATCGGCTTCACCTGGGAACACCCGGCCCACCTGTATCTGCGCCGGGCACGCACCGATGCGCAGATCTTCGGCGACCCGGCCTGGCACCGCGAACGCTACATCCGGCTGCGGGAGGCACAGTCATGA
- a CDS encoding alpha/beta hydrolase, which yields MSNTDIHPELRSAARYVPRKLISGFTTPFIRKLTSLQRVDNEGVEVLTLPSGVGVRLYRPTGATASTPALLWIHGGGYVIGTAAQDDALCRRFVAALGITVASVDYRLAPEHPYPAPLDDCYSALTWLAALPGVDRDRIAIGGASAGGGLAAALALLTRDRGELKPVFQVLVYPMLDDRTVGAHLHDAGHRLWNATSNRHGWQSYLGGADPQAAVPARRTDLAGLPPAWLGVGTLDLFHDEDLAYAQRLTDAGVPCEVHVVPGAFHGFDGIVPKASISRAFFDSQCASLRPHLS from the coding sequence GTGTCCAACACCGACATCCACCCCGAACTGCGCAGTGCGGCGCGGTACGTCCCGCGCAAGCTCATCTCCGGATTCACGACTCCGTTCATACGGAAGCTGACCAGCCTGCAGCGCGTCGACAACGAGGGCGTCGAGGTGCTCACCCTGCCCTCCGGCGTCGGCGTGCGTCTCTACCGGCCCACCGGAGCGACCGCGTCCACGCCCGCACTGCTGTGGATTCACGGCGGCGGCTACGTGATCGGCACCGCCGCCCAGGACGACGCGCTGTGCCGCCGGTTCGTCGCCGCGCTGGGCATCACGGTCGCCTCTGTCGACTACCGGTTGGCTCCCGAACATCCCTACCCCGCGCCACTGGACGATTGCTACAGCGCGCTGACCTGGCTGGCCGCGCTGCCCGGCGTCGACCGCGACCGCATCGCGATCGGCGGCGCCAGCGCCGGCGGCGGCCTGGCGGCTGCGCTGGCACTGCTGACCCGTGACCGCGGCGAACTCAAACCGGTGTTCCAGGTGCTGGTCTATCCCATGCTCGACGACCGAACCGTCGGCGCCCATCTTCACGACGCGGGGCACCGCCTGTGGAACGCGACCAGTAACCGCCACGGCTGGCAGTCCTACCTCGGCGGGGCCGACCCGCAGGCGGCTGTGCCCGCTCGGCGCACCGACCTCGCCGGGCTGCCGCCGGCCTGGCTGGGGGTGGGCACGCTGGACCTGTTCCACGACGAGGACCTGGCGTACGCGCAGCGACTGACCGACGCCGGGGTGCCGTGCGAGGTGCACGTGGTGCCCGGCGCATTCCACGGCTTCGACGGGATCGTGCCGAAGGCCTCGATATCCCGGGCGTTCTTCGACAGCCAGTGCGCCAGCCTGCGCCCCCACCTGTCATGA
- a CDS encoding flavin-containing monooxygenase, with protein MTHNPYAGQPFTTSDEQIAAALEHVSIPTLLLSLVHITGDPRYIREFAQAGLFLNEVQGFMSEEDKAKARALALPVIIDYRDRGCPGPVVLAPDLVQEMLDWAACEHVDAEYQPMVLEEMDLEGVDPRRPAALDPADTADFPVVVIGCGESGLLAAVRLKQANIPFTVIEKNAGPGGTWWENSYPGARVDVANHFYCYSFEPSNNWSHFFAEQPELRAYFEAVLERHGLDDNVRWQTEVVSAVWNDADGTWLVTVRGADGVESEIRARAVITAVGQLNRPQIPDIEGADTFEGPAFHSAAWDHSVDVTGKRVALIGAGASGFQIAPAIADKVAHLTVFQRTAQWMFPNPMYHDSVPDGVRWAMDHLPFYGRWYRFLLMWPGADKGLDAARSDPDYSHPDDPNYAVSEMNAMARLMFSDWITTQVDGDDELLAKVMPDYPATGKRTLQDNGTWLKTLRRDNVDLVRTPIERITPHSVVTADGVTHDVDIIVYATGFRATEVLYPLTITGRDGVDLRTAWGTRPVGYLGVTVPGFPNFFMLYGPGNHLAHGGSLIFNSELQMRYVNLLLAEMIGKRLRSIEPTAEATDEWHRRHQAEINTMVWAHPSIKHSYFKNSDGEIHTVSPWRLPVFWNAVREPEWSNFVFKTGA; from the coding sequence GTGACGCACAATCCCTATGCCGGCCAACCGTTCACGACGTCCGACGAGCAGATCGCCGCCGCGTTGGAGCACGTCAGCATCCCCACCTTGCTGCTGTCGCTGGTGCACATCACCGGCGATCCCCGCTACATCCGCGAGTTCGCCCAGGCCGGCCTGTTCCTCAACGAGGTCCAGGGATTCATGTCGGAGGAGGACAAGGCCAAAGCCCGCGCGCTGGCGTTGCCGGTCATCATCGACTACCGCGACCGCGGCTGCCCTGGTCCCGTTGTGCTGGCACCAGACCTGGTTCAGGAGATGCTCGACTGGGCGGCCTGCGAGCACGTCGACGCCGAGTACCAGCCGATGGTCCTCGAAGAGATGGACCTCGAGGGCGTCGACCCGCGCCGGCCGGCCGCACTCGACCCCGCTGACACCGCGGATTTCCCCGTCGTCGTCATCGGCTGCGGCGAGTCGGGTCTGCTGGCCGCGGTCCGCCTCAAGCAGGCCAACATTCCGTTCACCGTCATCGAGAAGAACGCCGGACCCGGCGGAACCTGGTGGGAGAACAGCTATCCCGGCGCCCGCGTCGACGTCGCCAATCACTTCTACTGCTACAGCTTCGAGCCGTCCAACAACTGGTCGCACTTTTTCGCCGAGCAGCCCGAGCTGCGGGCCTACTTCGAGGCGGTACTCGAGCGCCACGGCCTCGACGACAACGTCCGCTGGCAGACCGAGGTGGTCTCGGCGGTCTGGAACGACGCCGACGGAACCTGGCTGGTCACCGTTCGCGGCGCCGACGGCGTCGAATCCGAGATCCGGGCACGTGCGGTCATCACCGCGGTCGGCCAGCTCAACCGGCCGCAGATTCCCGACATCGAGGGCGCCGACACCTTCGAGGGCCCGGCCTTCCACTCCGCTGCCTGGGACCACTCCGTCGACGTCACCGGCAAGCGGGTCGCTCTGATCGGCGCCGGGGCAAGCGGTTTCCAGATCGCGCCGGCGATCGCCGACAAGGTCGCGCACCTGACGGTGTTCCAGCGCACCGCGCAGTGGATGTTCCCGAACCCGATGTATCACGACAGCGTGCCCGACGGTGTGCGCTGGGCGATGGACCACCTGCCGTTCTACGGCCGCTGGTACCGGTTCCTGCTGATGTGGCCCGGTGCGGACAAGGGCCTGGATGCGGCGCGCTCCGATCCCGACTACAGCCATCCCGACGACCCGAATTACGCGGTCAGCGAGATGAACGCGATGGCCAGGCTGATGTTCAGCGACTGGATCACCACCCAGGTCGACGGTGACGACGAACTGCTGGCCAAGGTCATGCCCGACTATCCGGCCACCGGCAAGCGCACCCTGCAGGACAACGGGACGTGGCTCAAGACGTTGCGCCGCGACAACGTCGACCTGGTTCGCACCCCGATCGAGCGGATCACGCCGCATTCGGTGGTCACCGCCGACGGCGTGACCCACGACGTCGACATCATCGTCTACGCCACCGGTTTTCGCGCCACCGAGGTGCTGTATCCGTTGACGATCACCGGCCGCGACGGCGTCGACCTCCGCACCGCATGGGGGACCCGGCCGGTCGGCTACCTCGGCGTCACCGTTCCCGGCTTCCCCAACTTCTTCATGCTCTACGGGCCGGGCAACCACCTGGCCCACGGCGGCAGCCTGATCTTCAACTCCGAACTGCAGATGCGCTACGTCAACCTGCTGCTCGCCGAGATGATCGGCAAGCGGCTGCGCTCCATCGAGCCGACCGCCGAGGCCACCGACGAGTGGCATCGCCGGCACCAGGCGGAGATCAACACCATGGTGTGGGCGCACCCGTCGATCAAGCACTCGTACTTCAAGAACTCCGACGGTGAGATCCACACGGTCAGCCCGTGGCGACTCCCGGTGTTCTGGAACGCCGTTCGCGAACCCGAATGGTCGAACTTCGTCTTCAAGACGGGAGCCTGA
- a CDS encoding alcohol dehydrogenase catalytic domain-containing protein has translation MRAVLIDTPGSVRVDTWPDPVLPGPGGAVVKISATAICGSDLHFYEGDYPLFAPVSLGHEAVGTVVEIGPAVHTVRVGDQVLISSVAGCGACIGCATKDPTRCVSGPQIFGSGGLGGAQAELLAVPAADFQLLRIPEGISTEQALLLTDNLATGWAGAKRADIPLGGTAVVVGLGAVGLCAVRAALFLGAARVFAVDPVEARRDRAAVLGAIPLPPPALSAVMEATGGIGADSVIDAVASDTSLDDSIATVRSGGTVSVIGVHNLNPYPFPALASLVRGLTVRWTTAPVQQTWPELIPLLQNGRLDVEGIFTTRLSLDQAAEGYAAVASRSGEHVKVLLTP, from the coding sequence ATGCGCGCGGTGCTCATCGACACTCCGGGATCGGTTCGGGTCGACACCTGGCCGGACCCCGTCCTGCCCGGCCCGGGCGGCGCTGTCGTCAAGATCAGCGCCACCGCGATCTGCGGCTCGGACCTGCATTTCTACGAGGGCGACTACCCGCTGTTCGCGCCCGTGTCGCTCGGCCATGAGGCTGTCGGCACCGTGGTCGAGATTGGCCCCGCCGTGCACACCGTGCGCGTGGGTGACCAGGTGCTGATCTCCTCGGTCGCCGGTTGTGGTGCGTGCATCGGATGCGCCACCAAAGATCCCACCCGCTGTGTGTCGGGCCCGCAGATCTTCGGTTCGGGTGGCCTCGGGGGTGCCCAGGCCGAACTGCTGGCCGTACCGGCGGCGGACTTCCAGCTGCTGAGGATTCCCGAAGGCATCTCCACCGAGCAGGCGCTGCTGCTGACCGACAACCTGGCCACCGGGTGGGCGGGGGCCAAGCGGGCGGACATCCCGCTCGGCGGAACCGCCGTGGTGGTCGGTCTGGGCGCGGTCGGCCTGTGCGCGGTGCGCGCCGCGTTGTTCCTCGGTGCGGCAAGGGTTTTCGCAGTTGATCCGGTGGAGGCCCGCCGGGACCGGGCGGCCGTCCTGGGGGCGATTCCGCTGCCGCCGCCGGCGCTGTCGGCAGTCATGGAGGCCACCGGAGGGATCGGTGCCGACTCGGTCATCGACGCCGTCGCCAGCGACACGTCGCTCGACGATTCGATCGCGACGGTGCGCTCCGGCGGCACCGTCTCGGTGATCGGCGTGCACAACCTCAACCCGTATCCGTTCCCGGCGTTGGCCTCGCTGGTGCGTGGGCTGACGGTGCGCTGGACCACCGCACCGGTCCAGCAGACCTGGCCCGAACTGATCCCACTGCTGCAGAACGGGCGCCTGGACGTCGAGGGGATCTTCACCACCCGGCTGTCGCTGGATCAGGCCGCCGAGGGGTACGCCGCCGTCGCGTCGCGATCAGGTGAGCATGTGAAGGTGCTGCTCACGCCGTAG
- a CDS encoding amidohydrolase — translation MSAAADAIYTGGAIVTIDDANPSAQALAVRAGRITAVGTRDEVLAQRGPGTRMVDLDGATLLPGFLDPHSHYINSLTVANQVNVFAPPAGPGADVGAIVQALKSFRDSQQIPPGEMIVAYGYDDTLMPGGRTLHKEDLDADFPNNPVLVGHVSMHGAVLNSAAMRQFDITAATPTPPGGIIVRKEGSTEPDGLVMETAFLPIFAAMPKPTPSQEIAWSQAGQLLYAAAGITTAHEGATHAADVELIYRAAEGGANLIDVVAYPFILELDEVLAQHPPQEFGSYRNRVKLGGVKVTLDGSPQGRTAYFTTPYLVDGPDGQHNWCGELGFSQDVVNGWFKQVYDLGLPLDIHANGDAAIDVALAAHEFAAANDLGRDRLTVMVHSQFVRPDQLQRYVEYKILPSFFTPHAFYFGDAHVQLRGKAQADFLSPMRAAIDLGLRPTNHTDFVVTPLNQMFVVWTAVNRVSRSGAVIGADQRVTPMEALKAITINAARQYREDDLKGSLEVGKLADLVVLDGNPLTVDPMAIKDIGVVETIKEGQTVYHA, via the coding sequence ATGTCTGCTGCTGCCGATGCGATCTACACCGGTGGCGCCATCGTCACCATCGATGACGCCAACCCCTCCGCGCAGGCGCTGGCGGTACGCGCCGGACGCATCACCGCGGTCGGCACCCGTGACGAGGTCCTGGCCCAGCGGGGGCCGGGGACCAGGATGGTGGATCTGGACGGGGCGACACTGCTGCCCGGCTTCCTGGATCCGCACAGCCACTACATCAACTCGCTCACCGTCGCCAATCAGGTCAACGTGTTCGCACCGCCCGCCGGTCCCGGCGCCGATGTGGGCGCAATCGTGCAGGCGCTGAAGTCTTTTCGGGATTCTCAGCAGATTCCGCCCGGGGAGATGATCGTCGCGTACGGCTACGACGACACCCTGATGCCGGGCGGGCGAACGCTACATAAAGAGGACCTCGACGCCGACTTCCCCAACAATCCGGTTCTCGTCGGGCATGTGTCCATGCACGGCGCGGTGCTCAACTCAGCGGCGATGCGGCAGTTCGACATCACCGCGGCGACCCCGACACCGCCCGGCGGCATCATCGTCCGCAAAGAGGGCTCCACCGAGCCCGACGGGCTGGTGATGGAGACCGCCTTCCTGCCCATCTTCGCCGCGATGCCCAAACCCACGCCGTCACAGGAGATCGCGTGGAGCCAGGCCGGCCAGCTGCTGTATGCCGCAGCCGGGATCACCACCGCGCACGAAGGCGCCACCCACGCCGCCGACGTGGAGCTGATCTACCGCGCGGCCGAGGGAGGGGCGAACCTGATCGACGTCGTGGCCTACCCGTTCATCCTCGAACTCGACGAGGTACTGGCGCAGCATCCGCCGCAGGAGTTCGGCAGCTACCGCAACCGGGTCAAGCTCGGCGGGGTGAAGGTCACGCTCGACGGTTCTCCGCAGGGCCGTACCGCCTACTTCACCACGCCGTACCTGGTCGACGGGCCGGACGGCCAGCACAATTGGTGCGGCGAGCTCGGCTTCTCCCAGGACGTCGTCAACGGCTGGTTCAAGCAGGTGTATGACCTCGGGCTGCCGCTGGACATCCACGCCAACGGCGATGCCGCCATCGACGTCGCCCTGGCCGCCCACGAGTTCGCCGCGGCGAACGATCTGGGCCGCGACCGGCTGACGGTGATGGTTCATTCCCAGTTTGTCCGTCCCGACCAGCTGCAGCGCTATGTCGAGTACAAGATCCTTCCGTCGTTCTTCACCCCGCACGCCTTCTATTTCGGCGACGCGCACGTGCAGTTGCGGGGTAAGGCGCAGGCCGACTTCCTCTCACCGATGCGGGCGGCGATCGACCTCGGGCTGCGTCCCACCAATCACACCGACTTCGTGGTGACGCCGCTGAATCAGATGTTCGTGGTGTGGACGGCCGTCAATCGGGTGTCGCGCAGCGGGGCGGTCATCGGCGCCGACCAGCGGGTGACCCCGATGGAGGCGCTCAAGGCGATCACCATCAACGCCGCACGCCAGTACCGCGAGGACGACCTCAAGGGCTCGCTGGAAGTCGGTAAGCTCGCCGATCTCGTTGTGCTGGATGGCAATCCGCTGACGGTGGACCCGATGGCGATCAAGGACATCGGCGTGGTCGAGACCATCAAGGAAGGCCAGACCGTCTATCACGCCTAG
- a CDS encoding alpha/beta hydrolase: MTARPWDRLRWMLDAGPADYALAMSVASAQLPVIGRHLEPLGAATAMSVWGYRHIPDFMGSAARSWLSPGAGQVRKTDRESTHEVSDAALRGVVAPEDLQIDWPAPDRMPPLWKAFEHRRHLYRSSVRYGNHPTQRLDVWRRKHLPAEPAPVLLFIPGGAWVLGTRMLQGYALMSHLAAKGWVCLSIDYRVAPHHRWPNHIHDVKTAIAWARANVDRFGGDRDFVAVAGASAGGHLAALAGLTIDDPEYQEHLPEGSDTSVDAVVGIYGRYDWEDRSTDERARFVEFLERVVVDKRQDRHGEVFRNASPIARIHPEAPPFLVVHGSADTVIPVEQARSFVDELKTVSRSPVGYVELPGAGHGFDMIDGARTGSAATAIGLFLNQVHRDRSLMSAKEVI; the protein is encoded by the coding sequence ATGACGGCACGACCGTGGGACCGACTGCGTTGGATGCTGGACGCCGGCCCCGCCGACTACGCGCTGGCGATGAGTGTGGCCTCGGCTCAGCTGCCGGTGATCGGGCGGCACCTCGAACCGCTCGGCGCCGCGACCGCGATGAGTGTGTGGGGCTACCGCCACATTCCCGACTTCATGGGTTCGGCCGCGCGCTCCTGGCTGAGCCCGGGCGCCGGGCAGGTCCGCAAGACGGATCGGGAAAGCACCCACGAGGTCTCCGACGCCGCGTTGCGTGGCGTGGTGGCCCCCGAGGATCTGCAGATCGACTGGCCGGCACCGGACCGGATGCCGCCGCTGTGGAAAGCCTTCGAACACCGCCGCCACCTCTACCGGTCCTCGGTGCGCTACGGCAACCACCCCACCCAGCGACTCGACGTCTGGCGCCGCAAGCACCTGCCTGCCGAGCCCGCCCCGGTGCTGCTGTTCATCCCCGGCGGGGCGTGGGTGCTCGGCACCCGCATGCTGCAGGGCTACGCGCTGATGTCGCACCTGGCCGCCAAGGGGTGGGTGTGTCTGTCGATCGACTATCGGGTGGCCCCGCATCACCGGTGGCCCAACCACATCCACGACGTGAAGACGGCGATCGCCTGGGCGCGCGCCAATGTCGACCGCTTCGGCGGTGACCGGGATTTCGTCGCCGTCGCGGGTGCTTCGGCGGGCGGGCATCTGGCCGCGCTGGCCGGCCTGACCATCGACGACCCCGAGTACCAGGAGCATCTGCCCGAGGGCTCGGATACCTCCGTCGACGCCGTCGTCGGCATCTACGGCCGCTACGACTGGGAGGACCGCTCCACCGACGAGCGGGCCCGGTTCGTCGAGTTCCTCGAGCGGGTCGTGGTCGACAAGCGTCAGGACCGGCACGGCGAGGTGTTCCGCAACGCTTCGCCGATCGCGCGTATCCACCCCGAAGCCCCGCCGTTCCTGGTGGTGCACGGTTCGGCTGACACCGTGATCCCCGTCGAACAGGCCCGCAGTTTCGTCGACGAACTCAAGACTGTGTCGCGATCCCCGGTCGGTTATGTCGAATTGCCCGGCGCCGGACACGGTTTCGACATGATCGACGGCGCCCGCACCGGCTCGGCGGCCACCGCCATCGGACTTTTTCTCAACCAGGTTCACCGCGACCGCAGCCTGATGTCGGCCAAAGAGGTCATCTGA